The sequence below is a genomic window from Fibrobacter sp. UWB10.
GCTTGCAATTCATCAAGGCGCTGGTTTTCACGTATTGCTACGTATTCCATTTCCTTGGTGACGATCCCCTTGCGGGCGTAGTCAAGCTGCGTCAGGTGATGACCGGCTTTTGCACGGAGCGGGTGGTGTTCTGCGTTAAAGCGCAGGTGGTCCAGCTCATGGTTTGCGCGGCGGGCGCGGCCATAAGCAGACGTCATGTCGTCGAGCTGTTCGGCGTCGCCACGTTCCATAATCCACGATTCGCGGAAACGCTCGATGCCCTTCGTCACGTCCAGTTTTGCATCCGGATCGCTGTAAGGGCCACTCGTGTCGTACACCGGGACTACGGGCGTCTCGGGGTCTTCAGTCAAAATTTCGCGCATTCCCACGCGGATGTCCGGGTACATTTTCCCCGGAACATACACCTTGCGGGAATTCATAAACGGCTTGAGGAGAGAATCCATTACTTTCCTTTTTACTTTACACCGATCAGAGACAGGTCGCGGACAGCGCCCTTGTCAGCCGAGGATGCCATGGCAGCGTATGCCTGCAGAGCCTTGGACACCACGCGGTTGCGGGTTTCTGGCTTCCAAGCCTTGGCACCGCGAGATTCCATTTCCTTGCGGCGAGCGTCGAGTTCGGCGTCGGTGAGTTCCACATTGATGGTGCGGTTCGGAATATCGATTTCGATAACGTCGCCCGTGTGCACGAGGCCGATGTTACCCTTGTTGGCGGCTTCCGGAGAAGCGTGGCCGATGGAAAGACCGCTGGTACCGCCGGAGAAACGACCGTCGGTGAGCAGTGCGCAGGACTTGCCCAAGTGACGGCTCTTGAGATAAGAGGTCGGGTAGAGCATTTCCTGCATGCCGGGGCCACCCTTCGGGCCTTCGTAGCGGATGACGACGACGTCGCCAGCCTTCACCTTGTTGCCGAGAATGCCTTCGACAGCTTCTTCCTGACTTTCGAACACGATGGCCGGGCCGGTGAACTTCCAGATGGATTCGTCCACGCCAGCGGTCTTCACGATACAGCCGTCAATAGCGAGGTTACCGTACAGAACAGCGAGGCCGCCGTCCTTGGTGTAGGCGTGTTCGCCATCGCGGATAGCGCCGTTGGCACGGTCGAGGTCGTGGTCGGGGTACATGAAGTTCTGAGAGAAAGCTTCGATATTGTACTTGCGGCCGGGGCCAGCGAGATAGCGCTGCTTGGCTTCGGCGCTCGGGTTGCGCTTGAGGTCGTTCACTTCGAGAGCTTCGCCCATGGTGGCGGCGTGAACAGTCTTTGCATTCTTGTGGATGAGGCCCATGCGGTCGAGTTCACCGAGGATACCCATGATGCCACCGGCGCGGTTCACGTTTTCCACGTGGATGTTGTGAACGGTCGGGGCGACCTTGCAGATGCACGGCGTGTTGCGGGAAAGGCGGTCGATGTCCTTCATGGTGAAGTTAACGCCAGCTTCCTGAGCGACAGCGAGCAAGTGGAGCACGGTGTTAGAGGAACCGCCCATGGCGATGTCGAGGCGCATGGCGTTTTCGAAGGCGTCCTTTGTGGCGATGCTGCGCGGGAGGATGCTTTCGTCGTTCAAATCGTAATACTGGTGGCAGAGTTCCACGATGCGCTTACCGGCAGCTTCGAAGAGCTTCTTACGTTCGGCGTGCGTTGCAACGATGGTGCCGTTGCCCGGGAGGCTAAGGCCGAGAGCTTCGGTAAGAGAATTCATGGAGTTTGCGGTGAACATGCCGGAGCAGGAACCGCAAGTCGGGCAAGCATTAGCTTCGATGGCGGCCACTTCTTCGTCGCTGATGGTGTTGTCGGCGGAATCGATCATGGCGTCAATCAAGTCAAGAGCGCGGTCCTTGCCGTCCTTCGTGGTCACGTGGCCAGCTTCCATCGGGCCACCAGAAACGAAGATTGCCGGAATGTTGAGGCGCATGGCAGCCATGAGCATACCAGGAGTCACCTTGTCGCAGTTGGAAATGCAAACGAGGGCGTCGGCGCGGTGGGCGTTAGCCATGTATTCGGTGGAGTCCGCAATCAGGTCGCGGCTGGGCAAGCTGTAAAGCATACCGTCGTGGCCCATGGCGATACCGTCATCGACTGCGATGGTGTTCATTTCTTTGGCGACACCGCCGGCAGCTTCGATCGCACGGGCGACCACCTGGCCCAAGTCCTTGAGGTGAACGTGTCCCGGAACAAACTGGGTATAGCTGTTCACCACGCAAATCACGGGCTTGCCAAAGTCTTCCACCTTGGTTCCTGTTGCGTGCCAAAGGGCGCGTGCACCGGCCATTTCACGGCCTTCCATAGTCTTGAGCGAACGAAGTTTCGGCATAATAATCCTCTTTTTGTGTCTTTAAACTCTGCGGCGTTACTCGTAAAAATCTGCGGGTAAAAAACGCCAAATTTCGGGCTAAAATGTAGAAAAAGTAGACAGTATGAAGTTGGCTGTAAGAAGGAAGATGATGTATTCTCTTGAAAAACAATAAATGTATCTCGTCACTTTTGACCCCCGAAATTTCGCTAAAAACGGCACTTTCAAAGTAGTTTATTTGTTACGGAATATTTAAAATAATCTTAAAATTGCTTGTTTTGAGCTAAAAACGGCATTTGATGAATTTTATACAACAAAACGTTGTTCAAAAACCCTTTAAACCGGTGGGGAATAAGTCTATATTAGGCCCGACTTCTAAAAAACGAGGTTGGTTTTGATGGAAAAAAATATTCTCACGAATAGATTTTGTGGCGTATTTGTATGCGCTCTTATGTTGTTTGCAACACAGGTTTTTGCCGCTTGGGACGGATCTTCCATGAAAGAGCCGGAAATTCAAGAGATAGAAGGCAAAAACTTTTATTTGATTAATGACGAAGCCGAATTGGCATGGTTCGCTAACGAAACCAATAAAAATCCTGGCGCCAGGTTGAATATCAATGCCAAGTTGAATGCCGACTTGGACATGAACCACAAATTGTGGATTCCGATGGCTGCAGGCACGGGTAAAGTTGCGTTCGAGGGAATTATTGATGGTGACGGCCATGTTATTTCGAATTTGTACATCAATAGCGATGAAGTTGCCGCTGTAAAAAAAGAATTCGCTCAGAATCTTGGTTTTGTAGGTGTCTTGGGCAATGGCTCGGTGAAAAACATTGTCTTTGAAAA
It includes:
- the ilvD gene encoding dihydroxy-acid dehydratase — translated: MPKLRSLKTMEGREMAGARALWHATGTKVEDFGKPVICVVNSYTQFVPGHVHLKDLGQVVARAIEAAGGVAKEMNTIAVDDGIAMGHDGMLYSLPSRDLIADSTEYMANAHRADALVCISNCDKVTPGMLMAAMRLNIPAIFVSGGPMEAGHVTTKDGKDRALDLIDAMIDSADNTISDEEVAAIEANACPTCGSCSGMFTANSMNSLTEALGLSLPGNGTIVATHAERKKLFEAAGKRIVELCHQYYDLNDESILPRSIATKDAFENAMRLDIAMGGSSNTVLHLLAVAQEAGVNFTMKDIDRLSRNTPCICKVAPTVHNIHVENVNRAGGIMGILGELDRMGLIHKNAKTVHAATMGEALEVNDLKRNPSAEAKQRYLAGPGRKYNIEAFSQNFMYPDHDLDRANGAIRDGEHAYTKDGGLAVLYGNLAIDGCIVKTAGVDESIWKFTGPAIVFESQEEAVEGILGNKVKAGDVVVIRYEGPKGGPGMQEMLYPTSYLKSRHLGKSCALLTDGRFSGGTSGLSIGHASPEAANKGNIGLVHTGDVIEIDIPNRTINVELTDAELDARRKEMESRGAKAWKPETRNRVVSKALQAYAAMASSADKGAVRDLSLIGVK